The Faecalibacterium sp. I3-3-33 DNA window CAGCCCGGAGACCATTTTGCAGTACGCCCGGCAGGACGTGGCCTTTTTGCTTTCCAAAAACGTTAAGTGCATCATGGCCGCCTGCGGTACGGTGAGCAGCACCTACCCGGCTGCGGAGGCAGCCCAGCTGCCGGTGCCCTACCTTGGCGTAGTGGACGCCGCCGCCCGGGAGGCAGCCTTTGTCACCCGCAACCGCCGCATCGGCGTTATTGGCACAGCCGCCACCATCCGCTCCCGCAGCTACGAAAAGCTGCTGCGGCAGCTGGTGCCCGGGGTGGAGATCACCGCCCGCCCCTGCCCGCTGTTCGTACCGCTGGTGGAGGCCGGGTATGTGGATCACAGTGAGGCCGGAAAGCAGCAGGTCACAAAGCTGGTCATTGCCCAGTACCTGACCGAGGTGCGCGAGGCCGGGGTGGATACCCTGATCCTGGGCTGCACCCACTACCCGCTGCTGAAAAGCATGATCGGGGAGTTTATGGGGCCGCAGGTCACGCTGGTGGACCCTGCCATGACCGCCGCCCATCATCTGGAGCGGATGCTCGCCGAGCGCGGGCTGCGCGCCGACCACGAGAACGGGCAGGCACACTTTTACGTCAGCGATGTGCCGGACTGCTTTGTGCAGACGGCAGACCTGTTTCTGGGCGAGTACAAGGGCGGCCCGGTGGAGCAGATCGCCATTGATAAATATTGATAAGGAAAAACAACGTGAGCAAGCCACTGAAGGAAGACTATATCATCCGCATTAAAAGCCGCATTGAGCAGCGGCTGGACGAACCGGCTGCGGAAGAGGAAAAAGAAGAATTTGTGG harbors:
- the murI gene encoding glutamate racemase; amino-acid sequence: MDNRPIGVFDSGLGGLTGVRELRKRLPHEDIIYFGDTGRVPYGSRSPETILQYARQDVAFLLSKNVKCIMAACGTVSSTYPAAEAAQLPVPYLGVVDAAAREAAFVTRNRRIGVIGTAATIRSRSYEKLLRQLVPGVEITARPCPLFVPLVEAGYVDHSEAGKQQVTKLVIAQYLTEVREAGVDTLILGCTHYPLLKSMIGEFMGPQVTLVDPAMTAAHHLERMLAERGLRADHENGQAHFYVSDVPDCFVQTADLFLGEYKGGPVEQIAIDKY